The sequence tgcctctggaGTCACAGTGCTGCCCACCCCTGGGTGCCAGGCAcaccctgccccatgccaggcacacagctgctgaggaTCTGAACCGGTGCTGAGGTTCCCAGCAGCGGTGCTGAGGTCCCAGCAGCGGTGCTGAGGTTcccagcagggtgctgtggtTCCCAGCCCGCAGCAGTGCACTGAGGGTGCAGGGCCTCAGCACCAGGGCTCCCGGGCTGGGTCCatttgccaggctggatgggcagcagctgccccctgcggcggcagcaggagggggatgAGAGGCTGCAGGCACCGCGCTCAGGCCGAGTGCCCGGCGCGGGGGAGCTGCAGCGCCGCCAGAGGCTGCGGTGCCAGCCCCGAGGATGCCCGCCCCGAGGGTGCGGTGCCAGCCCCGAGGATGCGGTGCGAGCCCGGAGGGTGCGGTGCCCGCCCCGAGGGTGCGGTGCCCGCCCGGAGGGTACGGTGCCCGCCCCGAGGTGCGGTGCCAGCCGGGAGGGTGAGGGTGCGGTGCCAGCCCCGAGGGTGCGGTGCCAGCCCCGAGGTGCGGTGCCAGCCCCGAGGGTGCGGTGCCAGCCCCGAGGTGCGGTGCCAGCCCCGAGGGTGCGGTGCCAGCCCCGAGGTGCGGTGCCAGCCCCGAGGGTGCGGTGCCCGCCCGGAGGGTGTGGTGCCAGCCCCGAGGTGCGGTGCCAGCCCCGAGGGTGCGGTGCCCGCCCGGAGGGTGCGGTGCCCGCCCCGAGGGTGCGGTGCCAGCCCCGAGGGCGCGGTGCCCGCCCCGAGGTGCGGTGCCAGCCCGGAGGGTGCGGTGCCAGCCCCGAGGGTGCGGTGCCAGCCGGGAGGGTGCGGTGCCCGCCCCGAGGTGCGGTGCCCGCCCCGAGGGCGCGGTGCCCGCCCCGAGGGTGCGGTGCCAGCCCCGAGGGTGCGGTGCCAGTCCCGAGGGTGCGGTGCCCGCCCGGAGGGTGCGGTGCCCGCCCCGAGGTGCGGTGCCAGCCCCGAGGGTGCGGTGCCCGCCCCGAGGTGCGGTGCCAGCCCCGAGGGTGCGGTGCCCGCCCCGAGCGCTGCTCCGCAGCCTGCCTGCCGCCCCGCGCTGGGCGCAGCGCTCGCAGCGCTCTGCGGAGCCCTCCTGGCTCCTCGGCAGCGCGAATCTCTCCGTTGTAATCCCACGGCGCCGATGTTGCTCTTACAAGCGAGGAGCACAAAAGCAGGCTCGGGGAAATTGATGCTCAGGGCTCCCAGAGCTTCAAAGCTGCTCAGgtggctgctcctccccctcctccccctcctcctgctctccatcctcctcctcccctccccgccctgctcctgctcagcactccccgctgctgggggctgccagccctgcctctgctgctttatTAATTAAAGACTCAGTGAGGGCCCAGgttccctcagcccttcccccccgagagcaggggaggagcaggggggtggCGTTGGCTGCACCATGGAGAGAAACCCTGGCAGTGAAGCAGaaacacagccagcagagacagctgcagagagcatcttccacaggagcagaggggacttggtcagcagggacaaagtgcccaggagccagcactgggccctggcagcccagagccagctgagtgctgagctgcagccagagcagggagagagcagcacagggaggggattctgcccctctgctctgcccccacctgcagcactgcctccagctctggggcccccagcacaggaaggacctggagctgctggagaggctccagaggaggccatgaggatgagcagaggctgcagagcttcccctgtggggccaggctgggagagctggggctgtgcagcctgcagaagagaaggctccagggagagctcagagcagcttccagcagatgaagggctccaggagagctggggagggactctggacaagggctgggagtgccaggatgaggaacaatggctttgagctgggagaggagagactgagagtggagaggaggaagagattgttggcagtgagggtggggagggcctggcacaggctgcccagggaggctgtggctgcctcctgcctggaggtgttgagggccaggctggatgaggccctgagcagcctgtgctggtgggaggggtccctgcccatggcaggggctggggctggatggtctctgaggtcccttccaagctgagccattctgtgaggcCATCTGATGGTGCTGAGCACTGGTGCAGCAGTGACTGAgtgtgggcagctgggcaggcagcacagtgctggctgcagctggtggctggtggcaggcagcagctgcagcaggcagcagtgcccaggcctgGTGTTCCCATGGCagtgtgggcaggggctgctgctgtggcagtgatTTACTGCTCTGCTAAGTGCAGCTGATAACACAGATTTGTCTTGGGCTCTCCACTCCAATTATATTCTCTCTGATGTGTGCTTTGAAATACAGATTGGCCTGGCCACAGgagctcagaggagctgctgagagcctCAGAGAATCCCAGTGGAGGTAGGAAGCTTTCTGTGGGCCCCAGGGGCTCCCCATCTGCACTGGACATGGAgctcagcagggccaagggcaaggtcctgcagctggctcagggcagtgccaagcacagagccaggctggggcaggaggggctgagagcagcctgggggagaaGGCCTCGGGGGGGTCAGGTGGGGAcaaagtgcccaggagccagcactggtccctggcagcccagagccagctgagtgctgagctgcagccagagcagggagagagcagcacagggaggggattctgcccctctgctctgcccccacctgcagcactgcctccagctctggggcccccagcacaggaaggacctggagctgctggagaggctccagaggaggccatgaggatgagcagaggctgcagaagcctcccctgtggggccaggctgggagagttggggctgtgcagcctggcagaggagaaggctccaggcagagcctcagagcagcttcccgcagctgaagggctccaggagagctggggagggactctggacaagggctgggagtgccaggatgaggaacaatggctttgagctgggagaggagagactgagagtggagaggaggaagagattgttggcagtgagggtggggagagcctggcacaggctgcccagggaggctgtggctgcctcctgcctggaggggttgagggccaggctggatgaggccctgagcagcctgtgctggagggaggggtccctgcccagggcagggggctggggctggatgttgtttgaggtccttcccaaccccagCATTCTGTGGCTGTCTCCACACCCAAAGCAGAgtgagcaggcagggccaggcagcagcagctggggtgggcagcgttgccctgctgcagtctggcagcagcagctggggtgggcagcgttgccctgctgcagtctggcagcagctggggtgggcagcattgccctgctgcagtctggcagcagctggggtgggcagcattgccctgctgcagtctggcagcagctggggtgggcagcgttgccctgctgcagtctggcagcagctggggtgggcagcattgccctgctgcagtctggcagcagcagctggggtgggcagcgttgccctgctgcagtctggcagcagcagctggggtgggcagcattgccctgctgcagt is a genomic window of Dryobates pubescens isolate bDryPub1 chromosome 13, bDryPub1.pri, whole genome shotgun sequence containing:
- the LOC128897655 gene encoding polysialoglycoprotein-like, translating into MSSAVDLFRPCPGAPEPLLPWQPSQAAAGSGRTEPAASPRSPPARRLRMGAAQPRSVRQAPAAVCGAGGLGAAVSGRRRCRTVSSTPKVEEEQLGKPKREVTLPGEEGSAGERQQALGAAGSAAVAKAAPSGAGTLRTSAGCLQRRAEAQRPRGQPPGAGSRQPVAGPLPAPQRCPWEREEHGSRTAPGPAARHRRSCRLKSNIGAVGLQRRDSRCRGARRAPQSAASAAPSAGRQAGCGAALGAGTAPSGLAPHLGAGTAPSGLAPHLGAGTAPSGRAPHPRDWHRTLGAGTAPSGRAPRPRGGHRTSGRAPHPPGWHRTLGAGTAPSGLAPHLGAGTAPSGLAPHPRGGHRTLRAGTAPSGLAPHLGAGTTPSGRAPHPRGWHRTSGLAPHPRGWHRTSGLAPHPRGWHRTSGLAPHPRGWHRTLTLPAGTAPRGGHRTLRAGTAPSGRAPHPPGSHRILGAGTAPSGRASSGLAPQPLAALQLPRAGHSA